A window from Frischella perrara encodes these proteins:
- the bamE gene encoding outer membrane protein assembly factor BamE, whose amino-acid sequence MSLLRFIIVAITTSFLLVGCSFVDRWVYRPDINQGNYLTQEAVDKLKVGQTKEQVLFIMGSPMLTSIFGDDIWYYVFRQNPQHGYTKQITYTISFNSAGNVADIKRTASDNTTLDEME is encoded by the coding sequence ATGTCATTGTTGCGTTTTATTATTGTTGCAATTACTACGTCATTTTTATTAGTAGGTTGTTCTTTTGTTGACCGTTGGGTATATCGTCCCGATATCAATCAGGGAAATTATCTTACTCAGGAAGCCGTAGATAAGTTAAAGGTTGGTCAAACCAAAGAACAAGTATTATTCATAATGGGTTCGCCAATGTTAACTTCTATATTTGGTGACGATATTTGGTATTATGTATTTCGTCAAAATCCGCAACATGGTTACACTAAACAAATCACATATACGATTTCATTTAATAGTGCAGGTAACGTAGCTGATATTAAGCGAACAGCAAGCGATAACACAACTCTTGATGAAATGGAATAA